Genomic DNA from Pseudodesulfovibrio senegalensis:
CAGGTTGCGATGACCAGAATGACCAGTGCCCAGGGCAGGATCTTCTGGTTGTTGCGCAGCTTGGGCGGAATGAGCAGGGCCAGCGAGATGGCTGCAAAGGCGATGAACGTCCACATCCAGGGCACCAGTTCATGGTGTCCGTGCGCGCCGGAGAACAGGTACACGATGGGGTGCATGTGTCCGGGCAGGTTGGAGTAGAAGGAGGTGAACACTTCCAGCAGGAAGAAGAACATGTTCACGACCATGGCGTAGGCGATGATCTTGGTCAGGGTGGCCACGGCCCTTCTGGGCATCTTGAAAGTGGTCACCTTTTCGGTGATCTTCAGCACCAGCAGCAGGATGGCCGGTCCGGAGCAGAACGCGCTGGCCAGAAAGCGGGCAGCCAGAATGGCGGTGAGCCAGTAGTGGCGGCCGGGCAGGCCCTGGTACAGGAACGCCGTAACCGTATGGATGGAGAACGCCCACACGATGGAGATGATGATGAACGGCTTCACCCACTTGGGATGCGGCAGGTGCATGCGGTCATGCTCCAGGCAGACCCAGCCGCACATCAGGTTCAGGAACAGGTAACCGTTGAGAACGATCATGTCCCAGAACAGGATGGAGTTCGGCGTGGGGTGGAAGATCATGTTCATCATGCGCTGCGGCTGCCCGATGTCCACAATGATGAACAAGAGGCACATTATGCATGCGGCAATGGCCATGAATTCGCCGAAGATGACCATGTGCTTGTTGGGTTTGTACTTGTGGAAGTAGTAGGGCAGCACGATCATGACGCCCGAGGCGGCCAGACCGACCAGGTACGTGAACTGGGCGATGTAGAATCCCCAGGAAACGTCGCGGTTCATGCCCGTGATTTTCAGACCAACGGTGAGCTGGTTGATCCAGACCAGGGCTCCGGCGCCGATGATCACCAGCAGGAAGCCTATCCAGGCCCAATATCTGGGAGAACCTTTCAGAGCTCTTTCAAGCATATTCGCCTCCTCTAGATGATGTAGTAGACGCTCGGCTCGGTGCCGGCGGTCGGTTTACGACGAATGGTGAAGTTTTCGCGCAGAACCTTGCGGACGTCGGAGTCCTTGTCGGCAAGGTCGCCGAAAACGATGGCACCATCGGAGGCCTCAACACACGCGGGTTGCAAGCCCTTGGCCAGGCGTTCCACACAGAAGTTGCACTTCTCGACCACGCCGCGCATGCGGGTGGGGAACTCGGGATTCAACTTGGTCGGGTCCAGGTATTCCCGGGGTTCGCCGAAGTTGAAGGAGCGGGAACCGTAGGGGCAGCCGGCCATGCAGTAGCGGCAACCGATGCAGCGATGGTAGTCCATGGCCACGATGCCGTCCGGGCGCTTGAAGGTGGCCTTGGTGGGGCACACGCGCACGCAGGGCGGGTTGTCGCAGTGGTTGCACAGGAGCATGTAGGAACGTTCCTTGACGTCGTCGTCAAGGTACGGGTTGTGCTGCTCCGGGAAGCATTCTTCGTACGGAGCGGACCAGATCCACATGATGTTCTGGTTGGTGGGCACGTCGGGCACGTTGTGCACGGCGTGGCAGACGTCCTGCAGGGCCTTGATGTCCTCGTCGGTATTGATCCTGCGGGTGTCCACGACCATGGCCCAGCGCTTGGCATTGCGGGCATTGGCTCCCGGCTTGACCGGGGAATGACCGCCGCCCGAGGCGAGGGTCGTCTTGGGCGCAACGCACAGTCCGGCAGCCGCCAGACCGGCCAACTTGATGAAGTTACGTCTGTTGTTTTTCATTATTTCAACCCCTCCGGCTGAATGTGGCAATCCCAGCAATAGGGGGTGACGCCTGCATCGTTGTGGCACTTGTCGCAGAAGTCGGCCTTGCTTTTGTGGCACTTCATGCAGGTGTTCTGCAGGCTGATCTCGAATTCCTTGCCTTCGTGGTTCACGTAGACACGCTTACCGTCGCGCAAGGCCCAGTCTCGCCATTCGTTCAGGAGTTGCATGTGCTTGGTGCGCATGAACTCAAGGGATTCGACACATTTTTTCTCATTGGCAGGCAACTTCAGCTCGGGCTGCTTGTACGCTTTTCCGACGTTGAACACGAACGGGGAAAGCAGCAGTCCGACGAAGATTACGATGCCGATTATGATTTTACCGCCGTAATGCATTCCTCAATCCTCCTACATGTTCGGGGGAGTCCAGTCGTCATCCTCGTCCTCGAAACCGGGGAGGGATTCCTGACGGAGGTTCATGGTGCGTTCCTGCTCGCCCGGCATGATCAGGGCGTTGCCCACCAGTTCGTGCACGCCGCAGATTTCCACGCCCGGGGCCCAGTAGTCCGCGAGCGGAATCAGGGTCGCACGGTCGATGGCGCAGATGCAGGACATCATGTTCACGCCGTGCTTGTCCTGCACGTATTTGAGCGCGTTGCCGCGGGGCAGACCTCCGCGCAGGCGGATTTCCATGATTTCCTCGGTATTCAGCCCGGAACCGCCGGCGCAGCAGAAGGTCTCTTCGCGGATGGTGCCCTTGGGCATCTCGTAGAAGTTGTTGCAGACGTGATTGAGCACGTAGCGCGGTTCGTCCAGCAGGCCCATGGCCCGTGCCGGGTTGCAGGAGTCGTGGAAAGTGACCTTGTACTGGTCGTTGCGGCTGGGGTCGAGGTCCAGCTTTTTGTGCTTGATCAGGTCGGCGGTGAACTCGGTGATGTGCACCATCTTGGTCACGGCGGCGTTGTGGAACTCGGTTCCGGTGATGGGGCTGCGGGGCAGGCCCATCTGCGAACCCTGAAGGTCGCCGTTCATGGTGTCCATGTACTGGTTGATCACGCGCCACATGTGGCCGCACTCGCCGCCGAGAATCCATTTGCAGCCGAGGCGGTTGGCCTCGTTGTACATCTTGGCGTTGAGTTTCTTCATGGCCTCGGAGTTGGTGAAGAGGCCGAAGTTGCCGCCTTCGGAGGCGTAGGTGGACATGGTGTAGTCCAGATCAAGGAAGTGGAAGAGCATCAGGTAACCCATGAAGGTATAGATGCCCGGGTCGGCGAAGACGTCGCCCGACGGGGTGATGAACAGGATCTCATGGCCCTTTTCGTTGAGCGGGGCCTTGACCTTGATTCCCGTGACTTCCTCGATGTCGTCGACCATGAAGTCCACGATGTCCTTGAACGCGTGCGGCTGGATTCCGAGGTGGTTGCCTGTGCGGTTGCAGTTGGAAACCGGCTCCAGAACCCAGTTGATGTTCAGACCCACCAGATGCATGAGTTCGCGCGCCATCATGGTCACTTCCGCCGTGTCGATGCCGTAGGGGCAGAACAGCGAGCAGCGGCGACATTCCGTGCACTGGTAGAAGTAGATGAACCATTCCTTGAGCACGTCTTCTTCCATCACGCGGGAACCGGTCAGCTTGGTCAGGATTTTTCCTGCCAGGGTGAATTCACCGCGGTAGATGGAGCGCATCAGCTCGGCGCGCAGAACAGGCATGTTCTTGGGATCG
This window encodes:
- the dsrP gene encoding sulfate reduction electron transfer complex DsrMKJOP subunit DsrP, which codes for MLERALKGSPRYWAWIGFLLVIIGAGALVWINQLTVGLKITGMNRDVSWGFYIAQFTYLVGLAASGVMIVLPYYFHKYKPNKHMVIFGEFMAIAACIMCLLFIIVDIGQPQRMMNMIFHPTPNSILFWDMIVLNGYLFLNLMCGWVCLEHDRMHLPHPKWVKPFIIISIVWAFSIHTVTAFLYQGLPGRHYWLTAILAARFLASAFCSGPAILLLVLKITEKVTTFKMPRRAVATLTKIIAYAMVVNMFFFLLEVFTSFYSNLPGHMHPIVYLFSGAHGHHELVPWMWTFIAFAAISLALLIPPKLRNNQKILPWALVILVIATWIDKGLGLLIGGFNPTPFDTITPYWPTGKELMVSAMIYASGALVVTILFKIATSVKEELGDSQALPCGCSTEDDDCDCGSVAETEEAPAAEAAEATA
- the dsrO gene encoding sulfate reduction electron transfer complex DsrMKJOP subunit DsrO, which produces MKNNRRNFIKLAGLAAAGLCVAPKTTLASGGGHSPVKPGANARNAKRWAMVVDTRRINTDEDIKALQDVCHAVHNVPDVPTNQNIMWIWSAPYEECFPEQHNPYLDDDVKERSYMLLCNHCDNPPCVRVCPTKATFKRPDGIVAMDYHRCIGCRYCMAGCPYGSRSFNFGEPREYLDPTKLNPEFPTRMRGVVEKCNFCVERLAKGLQPACVEASDGAIVFGDLADKDSDVRKVLRENFTIRRKPTAGTEPSVYYII
- the dsrJ gene encoding sulfate reduction electron transfer complex DsrMKJOP subunit DsrJ, translating into MHYGGKIIIGIVIFVGLLLSPFVFNVGKAYKQPELKLPANEKKCVESLEFMRTKHMQLLNEWRDWALRDGKRVYVNHEGKEFEISLQNTCMKCHKSKADFCDKCHNDAGVTPYCWDCHIQPEGLK
- the dsrK gene encoding sulfate reduction electron transfer complex DsrMKJOP subunit DsrK translates to MSTPSADELFKSIDYNPPASGWMETPVDFSPGNWCYPAKEDKTEYMMNYLPEAFGNPREWSPEDADWKLPSNWREIVMNGFRERLDKYRSLKVFMDICVRCGACADKCHFFIGSGDPKNMPVLRAELMRSIYRGEFTLAGKILTKLTGSRVMEEDVLKEWFIYFYQCTECRRCSLFCPYGIDTAEVTMMARELMHLVGLNINWVLEPVSNCNRTGNHLGIQPHAFKDIVDFMVDDIEEVTGIKVKAPLNEKGHEILFITPSGDVFADPGIYTFMGYLMLFHFLDLDYTMSTYASEGGNFGLFTNSEAMKKLNAKMYNEANRLGCKWILGGECGHMWRVINQYMDTMNGDLQGSQMGLPRSPITGTEFHNAAVTKMVHITEFTADLIKHKKLDLDPSRNDQYKVTFHDSCNPARAMGLLDEPRYVLNHVCNNFYEMPKGTIREETFCCAGGSGLNTEEIMEIRLRGGLPRGNALKYVQDKHGVNMMSCICAIDRATLIPLADYWAPGVEICGVHELVGNALIMPGEQERTMNLRQESLPGFEDEDDDWTPPNM